A DNA window from Maribellus comscasis contains the following coding sequences:
- a CDS encoding heavy metal translocating P-type ATPase, with product MNSETNNNCIHCGADCGKIPVTWNDKKFCCNGCKTVYQLLNENKLYNYYQLEESPGIKVETTEFGNKYAFLDNEEVKQKLISFSESGISKVKFFIPVIHCASCIWLLENLKTLHKGIKYSFVNFTRKEVDVTFDESVISLRQVVELLSSIHYIPDLSQNPSEKNQEKHSYKKLLYKIGVAGFVFINVMTYSLPAYFNGEPLSDKLQHLFNILSYILVIPVAFYSGSDYYISAFKNLLKKNISIDLPIALGIIVLFLVSSYEVFFTGGPGYCDSLSGLIFFLLVGKWYQGKTYEALSFERNYKSYFPIAVTKINKQIEESILLEKIEVGDELIIRNKELIPADSELADGEGQIDYSFVTGESSPVVKKSGDFIYAGGRQMGGIIKVKVKKEVNQSHLTKLWNQDKTYKKPSDSLKSLSDKISRYFTLIVIAIAISGFAYWMFKGETRTAIFVFTAVLIVACPCALALSIPFTFGNTMRIFGKSGLYIKNTDVIEKLSHITAIVFDKTGTLTQPNKNKIEFTGSKLSKSETDAVFSLAKQSTHPLSNAVANSLEHAEYIKPEHFVEVAGRGIFGKVNKLEIKIGSEEYVSSRAPAEKVESSMVYVSINNKIAGYFTISNLYRNGIDSVLKSLQKQFKLFLISGDNNAEAQNLSEYFEGDKMHFNQKPGDKAELIQQLQQQGETILMTGDGLNDAGALMQSDVALTVADKVYHFAPASDAVMEAGQFQRLAKFISFTKTSLNIVKLSFTISFFYNIIGIAFAITGNLSPIVAAILMPISSVSVVAFATFATRLAGRVKL from the coding sequence ATGAATTCAGAAACAAACAATAACTGTATACACTGCGGAGCCGACTGCGGGAAAATTCCGGTAACCTGGAACGACAAAAAATTTTGTTGCAACGGTTGTAAAACGGTTTACCAGTTACTGAACGAAAACAAACTTTATAATTACTATCAGCTTGAAGAAAGCCCGGGTATAAAAGTTGAAACTACCGAATTCGGGAATAAATATGCATTTTTGGATAATGAAGAGGTAAAGCAAAAACTCATTTCATTTTCTGAAAGCGGAATTTCAAAAGTAAAATTCTTTATCCCGGTTATTCATTGCGCCTCATGCATCTGGCTTTTGGAAAACCTAAAAACCCTGCACAAAGGAATCAAATATTCCTTTGTAAATTTTACCCGAAAGGAAGTAGATGTTACTTTTGACGAATCCGTGATTTCATTACGTCAGGTAGTGGAATTGTTAAGTTCTATTCACTACATTCCTGACCTTTCGCAAAATCCTTCTGAGAAAAATCAGGAGAAACATTCCTATAAAAAACTGCTGTATAAAATAGGCGTGGCCGGCTTTGTTTTTATTAACGTGATGACCTATAGTTTGCCGGCTTATTTTAACGGCGAACCGCTAAGTGACAAGCTACAGCATCTTTTTAACATTTTAAGCTATATTCTTGTAATTCCCGTAGCTTTTTACAGTGGCAGCGATTATTACATTTCGGCGTTCAAAAACCTGTTGAAAAAAAACATCAGTATCGATCTGCCCATCGCATTGGGAATAATTGTTCTTTTTCTTGTAAGCAGTTACGAAGTCTTTTTCACCGGCGGTCCCGGGTATTGCGACAGCCTTTCAGGACTTATCTTTTTTCTTTTGGTAGGAAAATGGTACCAGGGAAAAACTTATGAAGCACTATCGTTTGAACGAAACTACAAATCATACTTCCCTATTGCCGTCACAAAAATCAATAAACAAATTGAAGAAAGTATTCTGCTCGAAAAAATAGAAGTTGGCGATGAGTTGATTATCCGTAACAAAGAGTTGATTCCTGCCGACTCAGAACTGGCTGATGGCGAAGGACAAATCGACTACAGCTTTGTAACCGGCGAATCGAGCCCGGTGGTAAAAAAGTCGGGTGACTTTATTTACGCCGGCGGAAGGCAAATGGGCGGAATTATAAAAGTAAAAGTAAAAAAAGAGGTGAACCAAAGCCACCTGACCAAACTGTGGAACCAGGACAAAACCTATAAAAAACCTTCAGATTCACTAAAATCACTCTCCGATAAAATCAGCCGGTACTTTACACTTATTGTTATTGCCATCGCTATAAGCGGATTCGCCTACTGGATGTTCAAAGGTGAAACCCGTACTGCTATTTTTGTATTTACTGCCGTTTTAATTGTGGCGTGTCCTTGTGCTCTGGCATTATCTATTCCATTTACTTTTGGAAATACGATGCGCATTTTTGGCAAATCGGGCCTCTATATAAAAAATACGGATGTAATTGAAAAACTATCTCACATTACAGCCATTGTTTTTGATAAAACCGGAACACTTACTCAGCCAAATAAAAATAAAATTGAATTTACAGGGAGCAAACTTTCAAAATCTGAAACGGATGCGGTCTTCTCGCTTGCAAAACAATCGACTCACCCGCTGAGTAATGCAGTTGCAAACTCGCTTGAACACGCCGAATACATAAAACCGGAACATTTTGTTGAAGTTGCCGGTCGGGGAATTTTTGGAAAGGTAAACAAACTGGAAATAAAAATCGGTTCGGAAGAATATGTAAGTAGCCGGGCTCCGGCAGAAAAGGTTGAATCATCAATGGTTTATGTTTCAATAAACAACAAAATTGCGGGGTATTTTACAATAAGTAATCTTTACAGGAATGGAATCGATTCCGTATTAAAATCGTTACAAAAACAATTTAAGTTGTTTCTTATATCGGGCGATAACAATGCAGAAGCCCAAAATCTTTCAGAATATTTCGAGGGAGATAAAATGCATTTTAATCAAAAACCGGGAGACAAAGCAGAACTTATTCAGCAATTGCAGCAACAAGGTGAAACGATATTAATGACCGGCGACGGATTAAACGATGCGGGGGCACTAATGCAAAGCGATGTTGCGCTTACTGTTGCCGACAAAGTGTACCATTTTGCTCCTGCCAGCGATGCCGTTATGGAAGCCGGCCAATTCCAACGCCTGGCAAAATTTATCAGTTTTACGAAAACTTCACTCAACATTGTTAAACTTAGTTTTACCATTTCTTTTTTCTACAACATTATTGGAATTGCTTTTGCCATCACCGGAAACTTATCTCCTATCGTGGCTGCCATTCTTATGCCCATCAGTTCGGTTTCAGTAGTTGCTTTTGCAACATTTGCCACCCGTTTGGCCGGCAGGGTAAAATTGTAA
- the ccoG gene encoding cytochrome c oxidase accessory protein CcoG — MSIAELSFRDRPINMDAKGSRKWVYAKKPSGKWYRRRTLFSWFLLLFWIAVPWIRVNENPLILLDIANRKFIIFGAIFWAQDTFILALLMLSFVLFIVLFTVTFGRIWCGWACPQTIFLEMIFRKIEYLIEGDYKKRYKLDQGPWTGEKILKKTLKHGLFIFIAIAMTNVFLMWFTGSERWLELVREPFRQNLSGFIVMIVVSGVFYWIYSFFREQVCTMVCPYGRMQGVLLDSNSIVVSYDYKRGEPRGTKNEGDCIDCHQCVSVCPTGIDIRNGTQLECINCTACIDQCNKIMHITNKAPGLIRYASEKTIKEGHASVWNTRNRAYSVVLLVIFSFFIYTFVSRPVIETTILRTPGLLFQENGDNTISNVYNLTIVNKTHEEMPLEIRLLSHKGRIQMAGNSMIVKDQGRFESTFILFIPKEELNSDKTEVEFGIFNNNELIETYKATFVSP; from the coding sequence ATGTCAATTGCAGAGCTTTCATTTCGCGACCGCCCCATAAACATGGACGCAAAAGGCAGCCGAAAATGGGTATACGCAAAAAAGCCATCGGGGAAATGGTACAGACGGCGTACACTTTTTAGCTGGTTTCTTTTGCTTTTTTGGATTGCAGTACCATGGATTCGCGTAAACGAAAATCCTTTAATTCTGTTGGATATTGCCAACCGGAAATTTATCATTTTTGGAGCAATATTCTGGGCACAAGACACCTTTATCCTAGCCCTTCTTATGCTTTCCTTTGTGCTGTTTATTGTTCTCTTTACGGTTACATTTGGCAGAATCTGGTGCGGCTGGGCATGCCCGCAAACCATTTTCCTCGAAATGATTTTCCGGAAAATTGAATACCTCATCGAAGGAGATTATAAAAAAAGATACAAACTCGACCAGGGCCCCTGGACAGGCGAAAAAATCTTAAAAAAAACACTAAAACACGGCCTGTTTATTTTTATCGCCATTGCGATGACCAATGTTTTTCTGATGTGGTTTACCGGTAGCGAAAGATGGTTGGAATTGGTAAGGGAACCCTTCCGGCAGAACCTTTCCGGATTTATAGTTATGATCGTTGTTTCAGGCGTTTTCTACTGGATATATTCTTTTTTCAGGGAACAGGTTTGCACAATGGTCTGCCCGTATGGCAGAATGCAGGGAGTGCTGCTCGATTCCAATTCCATTGTAGTTTCTTATGACTACAAACGGGGAGAACCACGGGGAACCAAAAATGAAGGCGATTGTATCGACTGTCACCAGTGTGTGTCGGTATGCCCCACCGGTATCGATATCAGAAATGGGACGCAGCTGGAATGTATTAATTGTACCGCATGTATCGACCAGTGCAACAAAATAATGCACATTACCAACAAAGCTCCCGGTTTAATCCGTTACGCTTCTGAAAAAACCATCAAAGAAGGACATGCTTCTGTATGGAATACCAGAAACCGGGCTTACTCCGTTGTTCTGCTGGTTATCTTCTCTTTTTTTATTTATACATTTGTATCTCGTCCGGTTATTGAAACAACCATTTTACGCACGCCCGGATTATTGTTTCAGGAAAACGGGGACAATACAATTTCAAATGTTTACAACCTTACAATCGTTAATAAAACACACGAGGAGATGCCGCTCGAAATCCGGCTTCTGTCACATAAAGGAAGAATACAAATGGCAGGAAATTCGATGATTGTAAAAGATCAGGGCCGGTTTGAATCAACATTTATTTTGTTTATTCCAAAAGAAGAACTAAATAGCGACAAAACCGAAGTTGAATTCGGTATTTTTAACAATAACGAATTAATTGAGACATACAAAGCTACATTTGTCAGTCCGTAA
- a CDS encoding cbb3-type cytochrome c oxidase N-terminal domain-containing protein: MANENYQIDEHEDNITEHDYDGIKELDNPPPRWIMALFYITIGFSIIYGAYYFWLGVGDHQDAEYAKKSQRHDEKYQMVSLSAADLAWLTDDTSLQEGKTIYNEMNCFACHGMNGEGNAIGPNLTDKYWLNGCDFESIFNIIKNGNPAKGMTAFKGQISDEKIQKVASYVHTLKGTSPANAKEAQGEACE; this comes from the coding sequence ATGGCAAACGAAAATTACCAAATCGACGAGCATGAAGACAACATTACGGAGCATGATTATGATGGGATTAAAGAACTCGACAATCCGCCGCCTCGATGGATAATGGCTCTTTTTTATATTACAATTGGTTTTTCAATCATTTACGGAGCATATTATTTCTGGCTTGGAGTAGGAGATCATCAGGATGCTGAATATGCAAAAAAATCGCAACGCCACGATGAAAAATACCAAATGGTAAGTCTTTCGGCTGCTGATTTGGCCTGGTTAACCGACGACACTTCCCTTCAGGAAGGAAAAACCATTTACAACGAAATGAATTGTTTTGCCTGTCATGGAATGAATGGAGAAGGAAATGCCATCGGACCAAATTTAACCGATAAATACTGGTTAAACGGCTGTGATTTTGAGAGTATTTTCAACATCATAAAAAACGGAAACCCGGCAAAAGGGATGACCGCTTTTAAGGGCCAGATTAGTGATGAAAAAATTCAAAAGGTAGCCAGCTATGTGCATACATTAAAAGGAACTTCGCCTGCAAATGCAAAAGAAGCACAAGGTGAAGCCTGTGAATAA
- the ccoN gene encoding cytochrome-c oxidase, cbb3-type subunit I — protein MENQKFYYDNKTVKLFILATIIWGVVGILVGILAALQLAFPAFNFGLEYTTFGRIRPLHTNAIIFAFVGNAIFAGVYYSMQKLLKTRMFSDRLSKINFWGWQLIIVLAAVTFVLGISTAKEYAELEWPIDILIAVVWVIFGWNMIGTILKRRVQHIYAAIWWYIATFIGVAILHVVNSFELPISLTKSYSIYAGAQDAVVQWWYGHNAVAFFLTTPFLGLMYYYLPKAANRPIYSYKLSIIHFWSLIFLYMWAGPHHLLYQALPEWAQALGVTFSIMLIAPSWGGMINGLLTLRGAWDKVRDSAALKFFVVAVTAYGMSTFEGPMMSLKSVNQITHFTDWTIAHVHIGGMGWNGGLVFGMLYWLIPKLFKTKLFSEKLANIHFWMSTLAILIYAIPLYWSAVTQWLMWREYTPEGYLAYPNFLETLTQILPMYTVRILAGVLFLGGFLVMSFNLFKTMATGKVEDNEAAEAPALVPAGPRNPVQETVHRWMERKGVRFSVWVFIALVIGGAVEIIPMIFIKSNVPTIDSVKPYTPLELEGRDIYISEGCYVCHSQMVRPFRWETDRYGEYSKIGEFVYDHPYQWGSRRTGPDLGRAGVVGGPMYKNAAWHYNHFLDPQKMNEQSIMPNYAWFAEKDVDLEMTPKKIRAMQTLGVPYEEGYDQKAIDDYMIQAKIIVDDLKASGIEIEPTKQMVAMIAYMHKLGKDISVPVEQETATSGEITKESVELLSSQADLDAAKQIFQTTCVVCHGSDGKGIATFPSLVDDEWINGNQPEQVYTSIANGNVAKGMIAYKNQYNEEQITQLASYILLVLNNENSK, from the coding sequence ATGGAAAATCAGAAGTTTTATTACGACAACAAAACAGTAAAGTTGTTTATCCTCGCTACCATTATTTGGGGAGTAGTTGGGATACTTGTCGGGATATTGGCGGCATTGCAGCTGGCCTTTCCAGCTTTTAATTTCGGATTGGAATATACCACTTTTGGCCGGATAAGACCACTTCATACCAACGCGATTATTTTTGCATTTGTTGGAAATGCCATTTTTGCGGGGGTATATTATTCCATGCAAAAGCTGCTAAAAACAAGAATGTTTAGTGACCGGCTTAGTAAGATTAACTTCTGGGGATGGCAGTTGATTATTGTTTTGGCTGCGGTAACGTTTGTTTTGGGTATTTCAACAGCAAAAGAATACGCGGAACTCGAATGGCCGATCGACATATTAATTGCAGTGGTTTGGGTTATTTTTGGCTGGAATATGATTGGAACCATTCTGAAAAGACGTGTCCAGCATATTTACGCAGCTATCTGGTGGTACATTGCCACTTTTATTGGGGTTGCCATATTACACGTGGTTAACTCTTTCGAACTGCCAATCTCGCTTACCAAAAGTTATTCAATTTACGCAGGCGCACAGGATGCCGTCGTTCAGTGGTGGTACGGCCATAACGCTGTAGCCTTTTTCCTGACAACCCCTTTTCTTGGCTTGATGTACTATTATCTGCCCAAAGCAGCCAACCGGCCAATTTATTCATACAAACTTTCCATTATTCATTTTTGGTCACTCATTTTCCTGTACATGTGGGCAGGGCCTCATCATCTTTTGTATCAGGCACTACCTGAATGGGCACAGGCATTGGGTGTTACCTTCTCCATTATGTTGATTGCACCATCGTGGGGCGGTATGATAAATGGTTTACTTACGCTCCGGGGAGCATGGGATAAAGTTCGCGACAGTGCTGCATTAAAATTCTTTGTAGTTGCCGTTACCGCTTACGGTATGTCTACATTTGAAGGACCAATGATGTCATTAAAAAGTGTAAACCAAATCACCCATTTCACCGATTGGACTATCGCTCACGTTCATATCGGCGGAATGGGATGGAACGGCGGATTGGTTTTTGGGATGCTCTACTGGCTGATTCCAAAACTATTCAAAACCAAACTTTTTTCTGAAAAGCTTGCCAACATTCACTTCTGGATGTCGACACTTGCCATTTTAATTTATGCAATACCATTGTACTGGTCGGCAGTAACACAGTGGTTAATGTGGCGCGAATATACACCGGAAGGCTACCTGGCTTACCCCAACTTTCTGGAAACACTAACGCAAATCCTCCCGATGTACACGGTACGAATTCTTGCTGGCGTGCTTTTTCTTGGCGGGTTTCTGGTCATGTCATTTAACCTTTTCAAAACGATGGCAACCGGTAAAGTTGAGGACAATGAAGCAGCCGAAGCACCGGCTCTTGTTCCTGCCGGCCCAAGGAATCCGGTGCAGGAAACTGTTCACCGTTGGATGGAACGTAAAGGAGTACGTTTTTCTGTCTGGGTATTTATAGCCCTGGTTATTGGTGGCGCAGTGGAAATTATTCCTATGATTTTTATCAAGTCAAATGTTCCCACTATCGACTCGGTAAAACCCTATACGCCGCTGGAACTGGAAGGACGTGATATTTATATTTCGGAAGGATGCTATGTATGTCATTCACAAATGGTTCGCCCTTTCCGCTGGGAAACCGACCGTTATGGTGAATATTCCAAAATTGGTGAATTTGTTTATGATCACCCTTACCAGTGGGGTTCGCGCCGCACAGGCCCCGACCTGGGACGTGCGGGAGTAGTGGGAGGACCGATGTATAAAAATGCCGCCTGGCATTACAATCACTTTTTGGATCCGCAGAAAATGAATGAACAATCCATAATGCCCAATTATGCCTGGTTTGCAGAAAAAGATGTTGATCTGGAAATGACTCCTAAAAAAATCAGGGCAATGCAAACCCTGGGAGTCCCTTACGAAGAGGGTTACGATCAAAAAGCCATTGACGACTATATGATTCAGGCAAAAATTATTGTTGATGATTTAAAAGCATCGGGAATTGAAATTGAACCAACCAAACAGATGGTAGCCATGATTGCTTATATGCATAAATTGGGAAAAGATATTTCAGTGCCGGTTGAACAGGAAACAGCAACTTCCGGGGAAATAACAAAAGAAAGTGTTGAACTTTTATCATCACAAGCTGATCTGGATGCGGCAAAACAAATTTTTCAAACCACCTGTGTCGTATGCCACGGCTCCGATGGGAAAGGGATAGCTACTTTCCCCAGTCTGGTAGATGATGAATGGATAAACGGAAATCAGCCGGAACAGGTTTATACTTCCATTGCAAACGGGAATGTTGCCAAAGGAATGATTGCCTACAAAAACCAGTACAACGAGGAGCAGATAACACAACTGGCAAGTTACATTTTATTAGTACTGAACAATGAAAATAGTAAGTAA
- a CDS encoding FixH family protein has protein sequence MKWNWGTGIFIFLTLFLMASAGFIIFAINQDVNLVHRDYYEKGVDYTEQMNVNARSVPYKNALNVNLQNDVFQIDIDDLLAAKIDSGNVLLFRPSSSKNDVLISLNKQAKTIQISKDELINGRYILKFSWYSEGLRYELDRPVNIQ, from the coding sequence ATGAAATGGAATTGGGGAACGGGAATTTTTATTTTTTTGACTTTGTTTTTAATGGCTTCTGCCGGTTTTATCATTTTCGCAATAAATCAGGATGTAAACCTTGTTCACAGGGATTATTATGAAAAAGGTGTGGATTATACTGAACAGATGAATGTAAATGCCCGATCGGTGCCCTACAAAAATGCGCTTAACGTTAATTTACAAAACGATGTTTTTCAAATTGATATTGATGATCTGCTGGCTGCTAAAATCGATTCCGGAAATGTACTTCTGTTCCGGCCATCGAGCAGCAAAAACGATGTTTTAATTTCTTTAAACAAACAGGCAAAAACGATTCAAATATCAAAAGACGAACTCATCAACGGGAGATACATTTTAAAATTTTCGTGGTATTCCGAAGGATTAAGATACGAACTGGACCGACCAGTAAATATTCAATAA
- the nrfD gene encoding NrfD/PsrC family molybdoenzyme membrane anchor subunit, which translates to MNTIKSPEESRKVLDTIFSDLTRSITHKDELTRFWFFILIMFAGVGLWGWIIQIDKGLGVTGMRDYVSWGMYIANFVFFVAISLIGFLISSALHLLKISWSKPISRVAEQIAIAGVALAGIIIVMDMGRPDRFLNVFLHGRFASPIIWDVTVVTTYLTISALLFFLPLIPDLALLRDRMTGKVPTWKLKIYTILALGWKGNPEQYKTVYHAMRILMILIIPVGLSIHTVTSWLFAATLRSGWDTTIMGPYFVAGAFVAGAAAVVILMYIYRLRYGLKNYFEDFHFDYMGKLLVFVSLVYLYFNINEFLVPGYKMKTAEGVHLQNLFTGAFASMFWLVQVAGLIIPILLMLIKFFRKPLPLTIISVVVLIAAWFKRYLIVIPTMEHPFLPVQNVPDYFKSYAPTSIEIMITLFSVFAALLIITVLAKLFPVITIWEYAEEKGVDKKYFSKQPKN; encoded by the coding sequence ATGAATACTATAAAGTCTCCGGAAGAATCGAGAAAAGTGTTGGACACGATATTTTCCGACCTGACACGTTCGATTACCCACAAGGATGAACTCACGCGTTTTTGGTTTTTTATACTAATTATGTTTGCCGGCGTTGGTTTGTGGGGATGGATCATACAAATCGACAAAGGACTTGGAGTAACCGGAATGCGGGATTATGTTTCGTGGGGAATGTACATTGCCAACTTTGTATTTTTTGTGGCGATAAGCTTAATCGGTTTTTTAATCAGCTCAGCACTTCACCTGTTAAAAATTTCATGGTCAAAACCTATCTCCCGCGTAGCTGAGCAAATAGCAATTGCCGGAGTTGCCCTTGCCGGAATCATTATTGTTATGGACATGGGGCGCCCTGACAGATTTCTGAATGTTTTTTTACATGGCAGATTTGCTTCTCCCATTATTTGGGACGTAACCGTTGTAACTACCTACTTAACCATTTCGGCGCTTTTGTTTTTCCTTCCTTTAATTCCTGATCTGGCACTTCTTCGCGACAGGATGACCGGAAAAGTTCCTACCTGGAAATTAAAAATATACACCATTTTAGCTTTGGGATGGAAGGGTAATCCAGAACAATACAAAACAGTTTACCATGCCATGCGGATACTAATGATCCTGATTATTCCGGTTGGTTTGTCAATTCATACCGTTACATCCTGGTTATTTGCAGCAACGCTGCGTTCGGGATGGGATACCACAATTATGGGACCTTACTTTGTGGCCGGAGCATTTGTGGCAGGAGCCGCGGCTGTTGTTATTCTAATGTATATTTACCGCCTCCGTTATGGTTTAAAAAATTATTTTGAAGATTTTCATTTTGATTATATGGGGAAATTACTGGTCTTTGTAAGTCTGGTTTACCTGTATTTTAACATCAACGAATTTCTGGTTCCGGGTTATAAAATGAAAACCGCTGAAGGTGTTCATTTACAAAATTTATTTACCGGAGCATTTGCTTCCATGTTCTGGCTGGTACAGGTTGCAGGTTTGATAATTCCCATCCTGCTGATGTTGATTAAATTTTTCAGAAAACCCTTACCATTAACTATTATTTCAGTAGTTGTGCTGATAGCTGCCTGGTTTAAACGATATCTTATTGTAATTCCAACCATGGAGCATCCGTTTCTGCCAGTTCAGAATGTTCCCGACTATTTTAAAAGTTATGCTCCTACAAGCATCGAAATAATGATCACATTATTCTCTGTATTTGCTGCACTTTTGATTATAACAGTTCTTGCCAAATTATTTCCGGTGATAACCATTTGGGAATATGCAGAAGAGAAAGGTGTGGATAAAAAATATTTTTCAAAACAACCAAAAAACTAA
- a CDS encoding sulfite exporter TauE/SafE family protein — protein sequence MTILLSAFLLGLMGSFHCAGMCGPIAIALPLHGNTVSQKIFGGALYNIGRTLTYGIMGAVFGLLGQGIQMIGFQQKVSVLMGGVMIVSVLFPALFRNQYSLDKSWFSVVGKLKKSIGQLFTIRSFSSLFFIGLLNGLLPCGLVYMAIAGAIGVGNVGEGSLYMILFGLGTIPMLLAISLAGNVMSLTVRKRINRLIPVLVLVVGLLFILRGLSLGIPYLSPPKQKIEQKFEKSLEKNSANLHWDSKPEYCSIK from the coding sequence ATGACAATTTTACTTTCAGCTTTTTTACTTGGCTTAATGGGAAGCTTCCACTGTGCCGGAATGTGTGGCCCGATTGCAATAGCTCTTCCGCTGCACGGAAACACCGTTTCTCAAAAAATATTTGGCGGGGCCTTGTATAATATCGGAAGAACACTCACTTACGGGATTATGGGTGCTGTTTTTGGCCTGCTTGGCCAGGGAATTCAAATGATTGGCTTTCAGCAAAAAGTATCGGTACTGATGGGTGGAGTAATGATAGTCTCAGTACTTTTCCCGGCCTTATTTCGTAATCAGTATTCTCTTGATAAAAGTTGGTTTTCTGTTGTTGGGAAACTTAAAAAATCCATTGGTCAGCTATTTACTATCCGCTCATTTTCAAGCCTGTTTTTTATTGGATTGTTAAACGGCCTGCTTCCCTGCGGCTTGGTTTATATGGCTATTGCTGGAGCCATCGGGGTAGGAAATGTAGGCGAAGGTTCATTGTACATGATTCTTTTCGGGCTGGGCACAATTCCCATGTTGCTGGCAATTTCTCTGGCCGGTAATGTAATGAGCCTGACTGTTCGAAAAAGAATCAATCGACTTATTCCGGTTTTGGTGCTTGTGGTTGGACTGCTTTTTATCCTGCGTGGGCTGAGTCTGGGAATTCCGTATTTAAGTCCGCCCAAACAAAAAATAGAACAAAAATTTGAAAAAAGCCTTGAAAAAAATTCAGCAAACCTGCATTGGGATTCCAAACCGGAGTACTGTTCAATAAAATGA
- a CDS encoding c-type cytochrome, with translation MKTKVNRLMIGILMFLALPGMGQDWQVPADQLNIENPSSYNLENVKKGKDLYLQNCKSCHGDPGKNNHLPLVPPPPDITSEQMQANTDGGLFYKITKGRGGMPQFETTISADDRWRLINFIRNYNSENEQLLIDAPPVNAKILASVNEADKKVEILAEYEDKSGNYQQLENAPVFISAKKAFGNLLLGQALTDKNGRSVFSVPETVIGDEEGNVTIVVTLDENYKADQVVLEEAKVGKPKEVPQLIRKEVLWSTNENVQIWLLLSYLGAAGAAWIAIGYVIFQLVKIKRFSKQ, from the coding sequence ATGAAAACAAAAGTAAATCGTTTGATGATTGGCATCCTGATGTTTTTGGCGCTTCCCGGAATGGGTCAGGATTGGCAGGTTCCGGCGGATCAGTTAAATATTGAAAATCCATCTTCGTATAATCTTGAAAATGTAAAAAAGGGGAAGGACCTGTATTTACAAAACTGTAAATCGTGCCACGGAGACCCGGGAAAAAATAACCATCTTCCGCTTGTTCCTCCACCGCCGGATATTACTTCAGAACAAATGCAGGCAAATACCGATGGTGGTCTTTTTTATAAAATCACAAAAGGACGGGGAGGAATGCCTCAGTTTGAAACCACCATTTCGGCAGACGACCGCTGGCGTTTGATTAATTTTATCAGAAACTACAATTCCGAAAACGAACAGCTTCTTATTGATGCGCCGCCGGTAAACGCAAAAATCCTGGCATCGGTAAATGAAGCAGATAAAAAAGTAGAGATATTAGCTGAATATGAAGACAAATCGGGCAATTATCAGCAACTGGAAAATGCCCCGGTTTTTATCAGCGCAAAAAAAGCTTTTGGCAACCTTTTATTAGGACAGGCTTTAACCGATAAAAATGGCCGCTCCGTTTTTTCTGTTCCGGAAACGGTTATCGGCGATGAAGAAGGGAATGTAACGATTGTTGTTACACTTGATGAAAATTACAAAGCAGATCAGGTTGTTCTGGAAGAAGCTAAAGTTGGAAAACCCAAAGAAGTGCCTCAACTCATACGAAAAGAAGTGCTGTGGTCGACCAACGAAAATGTACAAATCTGGTTGCTTCTCTCCTACCTCGGAGCTGCCGGTGCTGCTTGGATCGCCATTGGTTATGTTATCTTTCAGTTGGTAAAAATTAAACGATTCAGCAAACAATAA
- the ccoS gene encoding cbb3-type cytochrome oxidase assembly protein CcoS, translating into MNIFYLLIGVSLFAALIFLGVFIWAVRDGQFDDNETPAIRILFDDDSPSGEEEKKEESKKQTS; encoded by the coding sequence ATGAACATTTTTTATTTATTGATAGGCGTAAGTTTGTTTGCCGCACTTATTTTTTTAGGTGTGTTTATCTGGGCGGTTCGCGACGGCCAGTTTGACGATAACGAGACTCCGGCTATCAGAATTTTGTTCGACGATGATTCTCCTTCCGGAGAAGAAGAAAAAAAAGAGGAAAGTAAAAAACAAACGAGTTAA
- a CDS encoding cbb3-type cytochrome c oxidase subunit 3, giving the protein MKIVSNLLENIEGIRIYYIIGLLIFVILFIVIFIRTMKRSNTEMEDIKNSILHDNTTEKTLHHN; this is encoded by the coding sequence ATGAAAATAGTAAGTAACCTACTTGAAAATATTGAAGGAATCCGGATTTATTATATCATTGGATTACTGATTTTTGTGATCCTTTTTATTGTGATTTTTATTCGAACGATGAAAAGATCAAATACTGAAATGGAGGACATAAAAAATTCGATCCTTCATGACAATACAACAGAAAAAACTTTACATCATAATTAA